Proteins found in one Muntiacus reevesi chromosome 2, mMunRee1.1, whole genome shotgun sequence genomic segment:
- the BLOC1S3 gene encoding biogenesis of lysosome-related organelles complex 1 subunit 3, giving the protein MESQSRRRRPLRRPETLVQGEAAESDSDLSASSSEEEELYLGPSGPTRGRPTGLRVAGEAAETDSDPEPEPKAAPRDLPPLVVQRETAGEAWAEEEAPAPAPARSLLQLRLAESQARLDHDVAAAVSGVYRRAGRDVAALAGRLAAAQAAGLAAAHSVRLARGDLCALAERLDIVASCRLLPDIRGVPGTEPEQDPGPRA; this is encoded by the coding sequence atggagtctcagagtcgTCGGCGGAGGCCGCTGCGGAGGCCTGAGACTTTGGTTCAGGGGGAAGCGGCCGAGTCGGACTCGGATCTCTCTGCGTCCTCGTCGGAGGAGGAGGAGCTGTACCTGGGCCCCTCGGGCCCAACACGCGGCCGCCCCACGGGACTGAGAGTGGCTGGGGAGGCCGCGGAGACCGACTCAGACCCGGAGCCGGAGCCGAAGGCCGCGCCGCGGGACCTGCCTCCGCTCGTGGTGCAGCGGGAGACGGCCGGGGAGGCCTGGGCGGAGGAGGAGGCCCCGGCGCCCGCCCCCGCGCGCTCGCTGCTGCAGCTCCGGCTGGCTGAGAGCCAGGCGCGGCTGGACCACGACGTAGCGGCCGCGGTGAGCGGCGTGTACCGCCGCGCGGGCCGTGATGTGGCCGCCCTGGCCGGTAGGCTGGCGGCTGCCCAGGCAGCGGGATTAGCTGCAGCCCACAGCGTGCGTCTGGCGAGGGGGGACCTCTGCGCACTGGCGGAGCGTCTGGACATCGTGGCCAGCTGCCGCCTGCTGCCCGACATCCGCGGTGTGCCGGGGACCGAGCCTGAACAAGACCCGGGACCGAGAGCCTAG
- the NKPD1 gene encoding NTPase KAP family P-loop domain-containing protein 1, with product MHQHYTVHFAKGALPPRIAAERYFLDPELGHRKGCCQQGCHDPAAPGTHRPGRPTPQACRQSAYHGHQGGRGGCRRGPQPPTQQQQQQRRQPQPPPPKPLQQHLCSVRGAQKRPPATTAASAQPASAPQPPPTSLTVAIDGPALPSAAGTLLEPSRPSDARPLPAPAACGCFTSYSSDILTEDDVYCSCLAKTLCHVPVPVTVGFYAPFGCRLHMMLDKITALMQQEAAQREAEELERVQWRPRPVRGWAFPKLLWYLVFLQPIITEVHLRRRNVKFLFIRFSAWQYAGTDKLWAGLVTTLCEGIRHQYGALPFSVYSVLGTKAATTLGFHQREWQCRHRVCLALLALLAVLSLGVGLLYLSVGARSLSHRATNSSLLRVFGGAATTLSGSGLLMAVYSVGKHLFVSQRKKIERLVSREKFGSQLGFMCEVKKEVELLTDFLCFLEIYQRRRLRVVLEVTGLDTCYPERVVGVLNAINTLLSDSHAPFIFILVVDPSILAACLESAGSMKGTADNGYLFLNRTVTLPFSVPIMGRRTKLQFLHDAVQSRDDLLYREMTRKLRPPGGAGARGGEGAQLLAVQTQAGAERAQSHIDAEAARRIREALFCLHDERDCLYEYVPDNVVSMRRIVNTVPITVRLLQQQQGDFGGPSPRQAVAWVVLANQWPCRLSWALQCLEDRQQAGGAPEARARLWDVFCDHSRELHTMTKPLKNVLDLDGDPELFERFLGADFPFTVAEAQSLLRCTVNLDHSIRRRMSLIRAVSTLKPPSPPKSPARDTPHTPNGANHAPGAARAGHPAGHAPVHASEAHHPRDWAQGGKPRPMA from the exons ATGCACCAGCACTACACCGTCCACTTTGCCAAGGGTGCCCTGCCCCCCCGGATCGCCGCCGAGCGCTACTTCTTGGACCCGGAGTTGGGGCACCGAAAAG gaTGCTGTCAGCAGGGGTGCCACGACCCAGCGGCACCTGGCACCCACAGGCCCGGTCGGCCGACCCCCCAGGCATGCCGGCAGTCGGCCTACCACGGCCACCAGGGGGGGCGCGGCGGCTGTCGCCGGGGCCCCCAGCCCCcgacccagcagcagcagcagcagaggcggCAGCCCCAGCCCCCGCCTCCCAAGCCCCTGCAGCAGCATCTCTGCTCTGTTCGCGGGGCCCAGAAGCGGCCACCTGCAACCACCGCTGCCTCCGCGCAGCCGGCCAGCGCCCCCCAGCCGCCCCCCACCTCACTCACCGTGGCCATCGacggcccagccctgccctccgcAGCCGGCACCCTCCTGGAGCCCAGCAGGCCCTCGGACGCCCGGCCCCTGCCCGCCCCCGCAGCCTGCGGCTGCTTCACCTCCTACAGCTCCG ACATCTTGACAGAGGATGACGTCTACTGCAGCTGCCTGGCCAAGACTCTCTGCCACGTACCCGTCCCTGTGACTGTGGGTTTCTATGCCCCCTTTGGCTGCCGCCTGCACATGATGCTGGACAAGATCACGG CGCTGATGCAGCAAGAGGCAGCCCAGCGCGAGGCCGAGGAGCTGGAGCGCGTGCAGTGGCGGCCGCGGCCCGTGCGGGGCTGGGCGTTCCCGAAGCTGCTGTGGTACCTGGTGTTCCTGCAGCCCATCATCACCGAGGTGCACCTGCGGCGCAGGAACGTCAAGTTCCTCTTCATCCGCTTCAGCGCCTGGCAGTACGCCGGCACCGACAAGCTGTGGGCCGGCCTGGTGACCACGCTGTGCGAAGGCATCCGCCACCAGTACGGCGCGCTGCCCTTCAGCGTGTACTCGGTGCTGGGCACGAAGGCGGCCACGACGCTGGGCTTCCACCAGCGCGAGTGGCAGTGCCGGCACCGCGTATGCCTGGCGCTGCTGGCGCTGCTGGCCGTGCTCAGCCTGGGCGTGGGGCTGCTCTACCTGTCGGTGGGCGCCCGCTCGCTGAGCCACCGCGCCACCAACAGCAGCCTGCTCCGGGTGTTCGGCGGCGCGGCCACCACGCTGTCGGGCTCCGGGCTGCTCATGGCCGTGTACTCGGTGGGCAAGCACCTGTTCGTGAGCCAGCGCAAGAAGATCGAGCGGCTGGTGTCGCGCGAGAAGTTCGGCAGCCAGCTGGGCTTCATGTGCGAGGTGAAGAAGGAGGTGGAGCTGCTCACCGACTTCCTGTGCTTCCTGGAGATCTACCAGCGGCGCCGGCTGCGCGTCGTGCTTGAGGTCACCGGGCTGGACACGTGCTACCCGGAGCGCGTGGTGGGCGTGCTCAACGCCATCAACACGCTGCTGTCCGACAGCCACGCGCCCTTCATCTTCATCCTGGTGGTGGACCCCAGCATCCTGGCCGCGTGCCTCGAGAGCGCCGGCTCCATGAAGGGCACGGCCGACAACGGCTACCTCTTCCTCAACCGCACCGTCACGCTGCCCTTCTCGGTGCCCATCATGGGCCGCCGCACCAAGCTGCAGTTCCTCCACGACGCCGTGCAGAGCCGCGACGACCTGCTCTATCGCGAGATGACGCGCAAGCTGCGGCCgccgggcggggccggggccaGGGGCGGCGAGGGCGCGCAGCTCCTGGCGGTGCAGACGCAGGCGGGGGCCGAGCGCGCGCAGAGCCACATCGACGCCGAGGCGGCGCGCCGCATCCGCGAAGCGCTCTTTTGCCTGCACGACGAGCGCGACTGCCTCTACGAGTACGTGCCCGACAACGTGGTGTCCATGCGGCGCATCGTCAACACCGTGCCCATCACCGTGCGcctgctgcagcagcagcagggggacTTCGGGGGCCCCTCGCCGCGCCAGGCCGTGGCTTGGGTCGTGCTCGCCAACCAGTGGCCGTGCCGCCTCAGCTGGGCCCTGCAGTGCTTGGAGGACCGGCAGCAGGCCGGGGGCGCTCCCGAGGCCCGCGCGCGCCTGTGGGACGTGTTCTGCGACCACAGCCGGGAGCTGCACACCATGACCAAGCCGCTGAAGAACGTGCTCGACCTGGACGGCGACCCCGAGCTTTTTGAACGCTTCCTGGGCGCCGACTTCCCCTTCACCGTGGCCGAGGCGCAGAGCCTCCTGCGCTGCACGGTCAACCTGGACCACTCCATCCGCCGCCGCATGAGCCTCATCCGGGCCGTCAGCACGCTCAAGCCGCCCAGCCCGCCCAAGTCCCCCGCCCGCgacaccccccacacccccaacgGAGCCAACCACGCCCCCGGGGCGGCCCGGGCAGGCCACCCTGCAGGGCACGCCCCTGTGCATGCCAGCGAGGCCCACCATCCCCGGGACTGGGCTCAGGGGGGCAAGCCCAGACCCATGGCTTGA
- the TRAPPC6A gene encoding trafficking protein particle complex subunit 6A, whose protein sequence is MADPALFEFLHTEMVAELWAQDPDPGPGGQKTSLLVLEGMGFRVGQALGERLPREMLAFREELDVLKFLCKDLWVAVFHKQMDSLRTNHQGTYVLQDNSFPLLVRMASGLQYLEEAPKFLAFTCGLLRGTLSTLGVKSLVTASVAALPACKFQVVIQKP, encoded by the exons ATGGCGGACCCGGCACTGTTCGAGTTTCTCCACACCGAGATGGTAGCGGAACTGTGGGCTCAAGATCCAGACCCCGGCCCCGGG GGACAGAAGACCAGCCTGTTGGTCCTGGAGGGCATGGGCTTCCGCGTGGGCCAGGCCCTGGGCGAGAG GCTGCCCCGGGAGATGCTAGCCTTCAGGGAAGAGCTGGACGTCCTCAAGTTCCTGTGCAAAGACCTGTGGGTGGCCGTGTTCCACAAGCAAATGGACAGCCTCCGCACCAACCACCAG ggGACCTACGTCCTGCAAGACAACAGCTTCCCCCTCCTCGTCCGGATGGCCTCGGGTCTGCAGTACCTGGAGGAAGCGCCCAAG TTCCTGGCCTTCACCTGCGGCCTCCTGCGTGGCACCCTCAGCACCCTGGGCGTCAAGAGCCTGGTCACCGCCTCCGTGGCAGCCCTGCCCGCCT GTAAGTTCCAGGTGGTGATCCAGAAACCTTGA